From the genome of Aquila chrysaetos chrysaetos chromosome 12, bAquChr1.4, whole genome shotgun sequence, one region includes:
- the ISYNA1 gene encoding inositol-3-phosphate synthase 1 gives MAETFLVESPDVTYSKDFIEAKYTYSTVHVCKENGVTKVRPCSTRFTFRTGRQVPRLGVMLVGWGGNNGTTVTAAVLANKLGLSWMTKTGRKKANYYGSLLQASTVCLGTGPTGDVYVPFRDLLPMVHPNDIVFDGWDISSLNLAEAMRRAEVLDWPLQEQLWPHLEKMKPRPSIYIPEFIAANQEERADNVLRGSMAEQVEQIRKDIRDFKESSGVDKVIVLWTANTERFCDVVPGLNDTADNLLRAIERGLEVSPSTLFAVASILEGCAYINGSPQNTFVPGAVELAAQRHVFICGDDFKSGQTKLKSVLVDFLVGAGLKTKSIVSYNHLGNNDGKNLSAPQQFRSKEISKSNVVDDTVQANPILYGPQDKPDHCVVIKYVPYVGDSKRALDEYTSEIMMGGTNTIVIHNTCEDSLLASPIILDLAILTELCQRVTFCTEADPEFQGFHSVLSIVAFLCKAPLVPEGTPVVNALFRQRSCIENILRACLGLPPQNHMLLEHKMQRPVPSPKRSCPGGAACPLAPKKASAATQLNGHPCPGTPRPGPPRTPLHVDGAD, from the exons ATGGCAGAGACATTCCTTGTGGAGAGCCCCGACGTCACGTACAGCAAAGACTTCATCGAGGCCAAGTACACGTACAGCACCGTGCACGTCTGCAAGGAGAACGGCGTCACCAAG GTGCGACCATGCTCGACCCGCTTCACCTTCCGGACGGGGCGGCAAGTCCCTCGCCTGGGGGTGATGttggtgggctgggggggcaaCAACGGCACGACGGTGACAGCGGCCGTGCTGGCCAACAAGCTGGGGCTGTCCTGGATGACCAAGACGGGGCGCAAG AAAGCCAACTACTACGGCTCTCTCCTCCAAGCCTCCACCGTCTGCCTGGGCACCGGCCCCACCGGTGACGTCTACGTGCCTTTCCGGGACCTGCTGCCCATGGTGCACCCCAACGACATCGTCTTTGATG GCTGGGACATCTCCTCGCTGAACCTGGCGGAGGCCATGCGGCGGGCGGAGGTGCTGGACTGGCcgctgcaggagcagctctggcCCCACCTGGAGAAGATGAAGCCCCGACCCTCCATCTACATCCCCGAGTTCATCGCCGCCAACCAGGAGGAGCGGGCGGACAACGTCCTCCGCGGGTCCATGGCTGAGCAG GTGGAGCAGATACGCAAGGACATCCGGGACTTCAAGGAGAGCAGCGGGGTGGACAAAGTCATCGTCCTCTGGACGGCCAACACGGAGCGCTTCTGCGACGTCGTGCCGGGGCTCAACGACACCGCCGACAACCTGCTGCGGGCCATCGAG CGAGGCTTGGAAGTGTCCCCGTCCACGCTCTTTGCCGTGGCCAGCATCCTGGAGGGCTGCGCCTACATCAACGGCTCCCCCCAGAACACCTTCGTGCCGGGCGCGGTGGAGCTGGCCGCCCAGCGCCACGTCTTCATCTGCGGCGACGACTTCAAGTCGGGTCAGACCAAGCTGAAGTCGGTGCTGGTGGACTTCTTGGTGGGCGCCGGACTCAAG ACCAAGTCCATCGTGAGCTACAACCACCTGGGGAACAACGACGGGAAGAACCTCTCGGCCCCGCAGCAGTTCCGCTCCAAGGAGATCTCCAAGAGCAACGTGGTGGATGACACGGTCCAGGCCAACCCTATCCTCTACGGCCCCCAGGACAAGCCCGACCACTGC GTGGTGATCAAGTACGTGCCCTACGTGGGGGACAGCAAGCGCGCGCTGGACGAGTACACGTCGGAGATCATGATGGGCGGCACCAACACCATCGTCATCCACAACACGTGCGAG GACTCGCTGCTGGCCAGCCCCATCATCCTGGACCTGGCCATCCTCACGGAGCTGTGCCAACGCGTCACCTTCTGCACCGAGGCCGACCCCGAGTTCCAGGGTTTCCACAGCGTCCTCTCCATCGTCGCCTTCCTCTGCAAGGCCCCGCTGGTGCCCGAGGGCACCCCCGTCGTCAACGCCCTCTTCCGCCAGCGCAGCTGCATCGAGAACATCCTGAG ggcctgcctggggctgcccccccaGAACCACATGCTGCTGGAGCACAAGATGCAACGGCCGGTACCCAGCCCGAAGCGCTCCTGCCCCGGGGGGGCCGCCTGCCCCCTCGCCCCCAAGAAGGCATCGGCGGCCACCCAGCTCAACGGgcacccctgccccggcaccccccGGCCAGGACCCCCCCGGACCCCTCTCCACGTCGACGGGGCCGACTAA
- the SSBP4 gene encoding LOW QUALITY PROTEIN: single-stranded DNA-binding protein 4 (The sequence of the model RefSeq protein was modified relative to this genomic sequence to represent the inferred CDS: deleted 3 bases in 3 codons) has product MYAKGKGSGVPSDGQAREKLALYVYEYLLHVGAQKSAQTFLSEIRWEKNITLGEPPGFLHSWWCVFWDLYCAAPDRRETCEHSSEAKAFHDYSAAAAPSPVMGNLPPGDGMPGGPMPPAFFQGPAGSQPSPHAQPPPHNPGAPMLGPHSQPFMSPRYPGGPRPPLRMPNQPPVGVPGSQPLLPNAMDPAARSQGHPGMGGPMQRMNPPRGMAGMAPQTYGSGMRPPPSSLAGPGMPAMNMGPGGRGPWPNPSANSIAYSSSSPGNYVGPPGGGGPPGTPILPSPGDSTNSSENMYTMMNPIGPAGNRPNFPMGPGPEGPMGGMSAMEPHHMNGSLGSGDMDGLPKSSPSNLGALSNPPGTPRDDAELSSNFLNPFQSDSYSPSMTMSV; this is encoded by the exons ATGTACGCCAAGGGCAAGGGCTCCGGTGTGCCCTCGGACGGCCAGGCCCGCGAGAA GCTGGCGCTGTACGTCTACGAGTACCTGCTGCACGTGGGGGCCCAGAAATCGGCCCAGACCTTCCTTTCGGAG ATCCGATGGGAGAAGAACATCACGCTGGGCGAGCCCCCCGGCTTCCTGCACTCCTGGTGGTg TGTCTTCTGGGACCTGTACTGTGCCGCTCCCGACCGCCGGGAAACCTGTGAGCACTCCAGCGAGGCCAAAGCCTTCCACGACTAT agcgcggcggcggctcccAGCCCGGTGATGGGGAACCTGCCCCCCGGTGACGGCATGCCG GGGGGGCCCATGCCCCCCGCCTTCTTTCAG GGACCTGCGGGCTCTCAGCCATCACCCCACGCCCAACCTCCGCCCCACAACCCCGGTGCCCCCATGCTGGGGCCGCACAGCCAG CCCTTCATGTCCCCCCGCTACCCcggcggcccccggcccccgctccGGATGCCGAACCAG CCTCCCGTGGGTGTCCCCGGCTCCCAGCCGCTGCTGCCCAACGCCATGGATCCGGCTGCGCGGTCGCAGG GGCATCCCGGCATG GGGGGGCCGATGCAGCGCATGAACCCCCCGCGAGGCATGGCCGGCATGGCCCCCCAG acCTACGGCAGCGGGatgcgg cccccccccagctcgcTGGCCGGCCCTGGCATGCCCGCCATGAACAT GGGTCCCGGTGGCCGTGGGCCCTGGCCAAACCCCAGCGCCAACTCT atCGCCTACTCCTCCTCATCCCCTGGGAACTATGTG ggccCTCCCGGGGGTGGTggcccccccggcacccccatCCTGCCCAGCCCCGGAG actcCACCAACTCCAGTGAGAATATGTACACCATGATGAACCCCATCGGGCCCGCGGGGAACAGGCCAAAC tTCCCAATGGGACCCGGACCGGAGGGACCCATGGGTGGCATGAGCGCGATGGAGCCGCATCACATGAACGGATCCTTAG GCTCCGGGGACATGGACGGGCTGCCAAAG agcTCCCCCAGTAACCTgggggccctgagcaacccccccggcaccccgcgGGACGACGCCGAGCTGAGCAGCAATTTCTTAAACCCCTTCCAAAGCGACAGC TACTCGCCCAGCATGACAATGAGCGTGTGA
- the LOC115349600 gene encoding translation initiation factor IF-2-like has translation MRLGALGHPPPQPPDPSRHWATAWPRRGAGTLGRVPPSTHCHPCPRHDPCAGVTRVHSVTRVPTTGHSPPAPGVSPSPTSIPSPFPHQQHPRVPRPHHPSVGDEPPPKTTAGAPPLPAGLAAGLGGGGAMGRCGAPRVDGAAQGSPPPPLLFPPPLQIETSCGGGAEPESRHIPSLNSSPRTGPAGEWGQGPLPEPPPPAQPAPPQGPPRASCSIPPPQFGWEGNVPGSPRATLSLARGELDVTRVGWGGGGGGGGGGGTHTQGGPGTGGQMGHTGGPKPQRSASPNVCRVCVSPPPGTDVPGMGRSCKGRIRHRLLPPGVPGWGGGGGGLLVDPPQPHLLRR, from the coding sequence ATGAGGCTGGGGGCcctgggacacccccccccccagcctccggACCCCAGCAGGCACTGGGCCACAGCCTGGCCACGCCGTGGGGCAGGGACCCTCGGCCGTgtgccccccagcacccactgtCACCCGTGTCCCAGGCATGACCCGTGTGCTGGCGTGACCCGTGTACATAGCGTGACCCGTGTGCCCACCACGGGacactccccccccgccccgggggtctccccctccccaaccaGCATCCCATCCCCATTTCCACACCAGCAGCACCCACGGGTGCCCCGACCCCATCACCCATCGGTGGGTgatgaacccccccccaaaaccacagccGGGgccccccctctccccgcagggctggcagcaggtttggggggggggggggccatgGGGCGGTGCGGGGCCCCCCGGGTAGATGGGGCAGCGCaaggttcccccccccccccccttctttttcctcctcccctacAAATTGAAACCAGTTGTGGCGGAGGGGCCGAGCCGGAAAGCCGGCACATTCCTTCCCTTAACAGCTCCCCTCGGACTGGGCCGGCAGGCGAGTGGGGCCAGGGCCCCCtgcccgagcccccccccccagctcagccAGCCCCCCCACAGGGTCCCCCCAGGGccagctgcagcatcccccccccccagtttggCTGGGAGGGAAACGTGCCGGGTTCTCCCCGCGCTACCCTCTCACTCGCGCGGGGCGAGCTTGACGTTACCCGcgttggctgggggggggggggggggggggggggggggggggggacacacacacagggtGGCCCTGGGACTGGAGGGCAAATGGGACACACTGGTGGCCCCAAGCCGCAAAGGTCAGCCAGCCCCAATGTgtgtcgtgtgtgtgtgtcccccccccccggcacagATGTACCAGGGATGGGGCGCAGCTGCAAAGGCCGGATCCGGCACCGCCTGCTCCCCCCTGGGGTgccgggatggggggggggggggggggggcttctggtggaccccccccaaccccacctTCTCCGGCGCTGA
- the LRRC25 gene encoding leucine-rich repeat-containing protein 25 codes for MGHPAAPLMPLLLLVLQPAAPCFTVPSDAPAELNLTNSSRRCAELDWGLFQRQNQLWLSHNGIEALSPSSRVEPELEKLDLSYNRLRELPAAFLSRAWGLRHLRLQHNRLRELPAGFFANATALQKLWLQGNPLPAVPTTAFQDGLRYLAVPCRCDVAGSVLAACSRPEGAALRCQCFKSHDDSFNVTDFHARECRGDVGLVAGAVGATGGAAVLLAIAAVVWYRRRKAAGAAAGAGWGKRESATAHGQPRYISRAAEIGTADATAAAPDYENVFVSPCAAPAAARGWTPEWQERRYRPQVPVDDDYFLESDSVSGDQPIYANTQTPGEDSIYIIPNQ; via the exons ATGGGGCACCCTGCGGCCCCCCTAatgccgctgctgctgctggtgctgcagccCGCGGCCCCCTGCTTCACCGTGCCGTCGGATGCCCCCGCCGAGCTAAATCTGACCAACAGCAGCCGCCGGTGCGCCGAGTTGGACTGGGGCCTCTTCCAGCGGCAGAACCAGCTGTGGCTGAGCCATAACGGCATCGAGGCCCTGAGCCCCTCATCCCGCGTCGAGCCGGAGCTGGAAAAGCTGGACCTGTCGTACAACCGGCTACGGGAGCTGCCGGCCGCTTTCCTGAGCCGAGCGTGGGGGCTCCGGCATCTCCGGCTGCAGCACAACCGGCTACGGGAACTGCCCGCCGGTTTCTTCGCCAACGCCACGGCTCTGCAGAAGCTGTGGCTTCAGGGTAACCCCCTGCCCGCCGTGCCCACCACCGCCTTCCAGGACGGCCTGCGGTATTTGGCGGTGCCGTGCCGCTGCGACGTGGCCGGCAGCGTCCTGGCAGCCTGCTCGCGGCCCGAGGGCGCGGCGCTCCGGTGCCAGTGCTTCAAGTCCCACGACGATTCCTTCAACGTCACCGATTTCCACGCCCGGGAATGCCGGGGCGACGTGGGGCTGGTGGCCGGCGCGGTCGGGGCCACCGGCGGGGCGGCCGTGCTGCTGGCGATCGCCGCCGTGGTTTGGTACCGGCGGAGGAAAGCGGCCGGCGCCGCTGCCGGCGCGGGGTGGGGTAAGCGGGAGTCTGCCACGGCCCACGGGCAGCCCCGCTACATCAGCCGGGCCGCTGAGATCGGCACCGCCGATGCCACCGCTGCCGCGCCGGACTATGAGAACGTCTTCGTGAGCCCCTGCGCCGCTCCGGCTGCCGCGCGGGGCTGGACGCCGGAATGGCAGGAGCGGCGGTACAG acCCCAGGTTCCGGTGGACGATGACTATTTTCTGGAGAGCGACTCCGTCTCCGGGGACCAGCCCATCTACGCCAACACGCAGACCCCCGGCGAGGACAGCATCTACATCATCCCCAACCAgtga
- the GDF15 gene encoding LOW QUALITY PROTEIN: growth/differentiation factor 15 (The sequence of the model RefSeq protein was modified relative to this genomic sequence to represent the inferred CDS: inserted 2 bases in 1 codon), with protein sequence MPRVLRDVGAALGCLQLLLLLTGVELRPHAWDEDKLQLEAIKKGILERLGMPTPPVVRHRLDQESIRRAQRLYQQKVAELMGNRSREEEGAVPRTRRLHRLTPTLLRQPAIPRGHQDPRGHPDPRGPYRYHLLLSRTEAFHRQLRVVQAELKLFKESPASPGVSLPDTSVPPRVSIYILXGGAHGTPQLLRSQELDRDARSLDLTAAVQPWAAGPEDALRLELAFTADVSALLATSGGETPVLEVETHETTGRGARRARGLEEECGKSDGKCCLKSLKVSFQDIGWADWVIAPNSYYMRFCEGSCPHNYKPASMHAQIKARMHSLSKATPPPCCVPAGYDPMVLMHYDGEGRLVSTLFEDMLVTRCHCA encoded by the exons ATGCCGAGGGTCCTGCGGGATGTCGGGGCCGCCCTTGGCTGCCTCCAGctcttgctgcttctcaccGGCGTGGAGCTGAGGCCCCACGCGTGGGACGAGGACAAGCTCCAGCTGGAAGCCATCAAAAAGGGGATCCTGGAGCGGTTGGGGATGCCCACTCCCCCCGTGGTCCGGCACCGGCTGGACCAGGAGAGCATCCGGAGAGCGCAGCGGTTGTACCAGCAGAAAGTGGCCGAGCTGATGGGAAACCGGAGtcgggaggaggagggagccgTGCCCAGGACCAGGCGCCTGCATCGCCTGACCCCCACGC TGCTGCGTCAGCCGGCCATCCCCCGGGGACATCAGGACCCCCGGGGACACCCGGACCCCCGCGGTCCCTACCGCTaccatctcctcctctcccGCACCGAGGCTTTCCACCGACAGCTCCGGGTGGTGCAGGCGGAGCTGAAGCTCTTCAAGGAGTCGCCGGCATCCCCCGGCGTGTCCCTGCCCGACACCTCCGTGCCCCCCCGGGTCAGCATCTATATACT GGGGGGGGCTCACGGGACCCCCCAGCTCCTGCGTAGCCAAGAGCTGGACCGTGATGCCCGGAGCCTGGACCTCACGGCGGCCGTCCAGCCCTGGGCTGCCGGTCCCGAGGACGCGTTGCGCCTGGAGTTGGCTTTCACGGCCGACGTCTCAGCCTTGCTGGCCACCTCGGGGGGTGAGACGCCGGTGCTGGAGGTGGAAACCCATGAGACCACGGGTCGGGGGGCCAGGAGAGCccgggggctggaggaggagtgTGGGAAGAGCGACGGAAAGTGTTGCCTCAAGTCGCTCAAGGTCTCCTTCCAGGACATCGGCTGGGCGGACTGGGTCATTGCCCCCAACAGCTACTACATGAGGTTCTGCGAAGGTTCCTGTCCCCACAACTACAAGCCGGCCAGCATGCACGCCCAGATCAAAGCCCGCATGCACTCCCTCTCCAAAGCCACCCCACCGCCCTGCTGCGTCCCCGCCGGCTACGACCCCATGGTGCTGATGCACTACGATGGCGAGGGCAGGCTGGTCTCCACTCTCTTCGAGGACATGCTGGTCACCAGGTGCCACTGTGCCTGA
- the LOC121233729 gene encoding uncharacterized protein LOC121233729, whose protein sequence is MLRVGRLIRASSLPGRDTPGRSRTVPNSTWDEALEINLTLRFPCEPHMGFLSKLEVPGRERQGEMGETFGLGFASGNPSRNRVRKAGVTLELAPEEEQRINSCKSGDYCKHVHPVAGARLKTRRLAQLQDIWERPRLPRPALGGGPARCLVRPGGFSSLSSSFLVKASLRRRRQTGGPVPASVACSHLGFSLSRCVGSPGLARRFPPHVAPLDPCQPGVPGSIPTVFGLPRDDVTRATIASGGTGPGAEPSPGHTGHRLHGAAAAASRAAASVW, encoded by the exons ATGCTTCGGGTTGGGAGGCTCATCCGAGCATCTTCCCTGCCCGGCCGTGACACCCCCGGCAGAAGCAGAACGGTGCCCAACTCCACATGGGACGAAGCACTCGAGATAAACCTGACCCTGAGGTTTCCCTGTGAGCCACACATGGGGTTTCTTTCCAAGCTGGAGGTTCCGGGCAGAGAAAGGCAGGGTGAAATG GGTGAAACGTTTGGTCTCGGGTTTGCCTCAGGCAACCCCTCAAGAAACCGGGTGAGAAAGGCGGGAGTAACGCTGGAGCTGGCTCCCGAGGAGGAGCAGAGAATAAACAGCTGTAAATCGGGGGATTACTGTAAGCACGTTCATCCCGTAGCAGGAGCACGGTTAAAGACCAGGCGCTTGGCTCAACTTCAGGACATTTGGGAACGGCCTCGCCTGCCCCGGCCAGCGCTGGGGGGGGGACCTGCCCGTTGCCTCGTCCGACCGGGGGGTTTCTCATCCCTCTCCTCATCTTTTTTGGTCAAAGCATCCCTTAGGAGAAGGCGACAGACAGGTGGTCCCGTGCCGGCCTCGGTGGCTTGTTCCCACCTTGGATTTTCTCTTTCCCGGTGCGTGGGCAGCCCCGGTCTGGCACGGCGCTTCCCACCGCACGTGGCCCCGCTGGATCCGTGCCAGCCTGGCGTGCCCGGCTCCATCCCGACCGTCTTCGGGCTGCCCAGGGATGATGTAACCCGGGCCACCATTGCTTCAGGAGGGACCGGACCCGGGGCAGAGCCGTCCCCCGGCCACACCGGTCATCGGCTGCACGGGGCAGCCGCTGCCGCAAGCCGGGCTGCGGCGTCGGTTTGGTAG
- the PGPEP1 gene encoding pyroglutamyl-peptidase 1 isoform X2, whose product MATTVTLEKCGHNVGYKGLDNCRFCPGSQCCVEGGPECIDSIIDMDTVCKRVSALGLDVTVTISKDAGRYLCDFTYYTSLYQSRGRSAFVHVPPLGKPYTAEQLGRALQAIIEEMLDVLEHSEDKINCQHEH is encoded by the exons ATGGCTACGACTGTAACTCTGGAGAAGTGCGGCCATAACGTAGGTTACAAAGGCTTAGACAACTGCCGTTTCTGCCCAGGCTCTCAGTGTTGCGTAGAAGGTGGCCCAGAATGCATCGATTCCATTATTGACATGGACACGGTTTGCAAGAGAGTCTCGGCGCTGGGGCTGGACGTCACGGTCACTATATCTAAGGATGCCGGCAG ATACCTCTGTGACTTCACTTACTACACTTCCTTATACCAGAGCCGCGGGAGGTCAGCTTTTGTTCATGTGCCTCCTCTGGGAAAACCATATACCGCAGAACAGCTGGGTCGGGCACTACAGGCTATAATAGAAGAAATGCTCGATGTTTTGGAGCATTCTGAAGACAAAATCAATTGTCAGCACGAACACTGA